The genomic window AGCCCAGCCGGGCGATGATGTCGCGCACTCCGTTTTGGCCGCCGTGCCGCCCGCCCAGGCGAAAGCGCAGCAGGCCGAAGGGGCTGTCGAGGTCGTCCTGCACGACGAGAAGCTGCTCGCCCTCCAGTTTGTAGAACGACATCAGCGGCCAAACCGCCTTGCCCGAGGTGTTCATAAAGGTCTGGGGCTTGACGAGCAGCACCTTCTCGCCGGGCGCCGTACCCAGCCGCACTTCGCAGACCTCGGCCTCGCCGTCCTTGCGCCAGCTTCCTCCGGCCCGCCGCGCGAGTTCGTCCACGACCAGCCAGCCCACGTTGTGCCGGGTCTGCGCGTACTTTTCGCCGGGATTGCCCAGACCTACGATCAGTTTCAATTACGCCTCCACACTGTTCAGGATTTCGCGCCAGCGAGCTTCCGTCTCGCGCACCTTGGCGTCGTCTTTGGCGCGGGCGCGGCCCCTACGGAAGTCGGCAAAGTTGGTGTCGGTGTCGGAAAACAGCAGGCCCAGCGCGAACTTCACGTCGGTCACGTTCTGCTCGGTCAGGGGGCGGTCCTTGGCGTCCAGCACCTCGTCGAGCGTCGCCATCAGGCCGGAAACGGGCCGCAGCCACTGGAAGGCAGGGTCGTTCACGACGAGGCTGTAGAGCTTGTAGGGACCGTCAATTGGGCCGTGCAGGAACTCGTACTCGCCCTTGGCGAAATCGAGCAGCGCCGAGTGGTAATGCCGCAGCGCCTGCGCGAGCGAATCGAGCTTGGTCCGGATGGCCGCGTCGGAAGAGGTCATAGACCTGAGGATAGCGGCGGCGATGGGCTCAGGGTGAGGTAACCTTCACGCCCAGTTGCCGCGCCGCGTCGGCCTGCGTGGCCTGCACGCCGTCCGCGCCATAAGTTGTCGGCCCGTTGCGGCAAAAGCGCGGGCGAGGGGCACGGTCTCGGGGTGAACCATGGCGCCGATGATCGCAGAAGCCAGACAAGCACCCGCCCAAAGGGGCAAGGTGGCCGCATCTTGTACGTGTTTTCGGGCAGGCATACCATCCCTGGTATGTCAAGCCGTTGCCGGTCTCCCAGCACGGTGGTAAAGTCGGGCACCGAAGCACCTCCAGCTGCTTGACTCGTGACCACCAGCGTACCCCCTGCTGTCCCTTTCGGCGAAGAGACGGCTTCCCGTGTTGTGCCGGGGCGCTGGCGGCCAGTCCCTCTTCCCCGTCCCCGCCGCCATCCGCAAGGAGTTCCATGACCACTGCCCCCGACCGCTCGGCTCCGGCCCGCACCGACAAGACCACCCAGCACTTCGACGAGAACGCGCAGCACATCGCCAAACGGCAGTACTTGCAGGGGAACGACGGCGACATCAGCGGGATGTTCTGGCGCATTGCCGATTGGGTGGCGGGCGCCGAGGCCCCGGAGGCGCGGCAGGGCTGGGCGCAGCAGTACTACGACCTGATGGCGGAGAAGAAGTTCTGCCCCGGCGGGCGCGTCCTGGCGGGCGCGGGCACGCAGCACGGCAACGTTCTGAACTGCTTTGTGCAGGGCGCCACCGAGCACGACCCCAGCTCCTTTGAAGGCGTGATGGAAGTCGCCAAGAAGCTGGCGCTGGTCACCAAAGTCGGCGGCGGCAACGGCGTGAACCTCGACGTGTACCGCCCCCGTGCCCAGAGCAGCCGGAGCGACAACGGCGTGCGCGGCTGGGTCTACATGAGCGCCGAGCACGCCGACGTGCAGGACTTTATCGAGGGTCTGATGCGCCCACCCACCCAGCCCGACGGCGAGAAGCAGCCGGTGTCGGTACGCAACTGGACGCGGGTGGTCTACGGTCAGGCGATCAGCCCCGAGCTGGTGGCGAGTGCCCGCGCCAACGGCGTGCAGATTGTGCGCACGCTGCCCGAGGGCGTGACGGCGGTGGCCGACGACATGGGCGGCATCATCGACGCGGCGCGGCAGGTGGCCGAAATCGCCAAGCTGAACATCGAGCCGCGCATCGACCTCAGCGCCATGCGGCCGGAGGGCGCGCCCATCAAGGGGTCGGGCGGCACCAGCAGCGGGCCGGTCAGCTTCCTGATGGAGATTTTCGACAACTTCATCGAGTGGGCCAATCGGGGCGCCGAAGACAGCGGCCCCATCAACACCCTGCGCTACGTGTACGCGCCGGTGCTGCGCGTGGTCAGGCAGGGCGGGACGCGGCGCGGCGCGGGCATGGCGACCATCTCCATCGGTCACCCCGATGTGCTGGACTTCTTGACCGCCAAGGACCTCGACCGCGAGGCCGCCGAGGGTGACATCTCAACCTTCAACATCTCGATTCTGGTGGACACGAAGTTCTGGGACACCTTGCAGGCCGACGGTGTGTGGACCATCGACGCGCAGGACGTGCCCGGCAAGTATTTCCCGGTGCCGCAGGAAGGCGAGTACGCGGGCACTTTCCCCGAGCTGCCCACCCGTGCCGAGGACGGCGCCAAGGGCGTTCCGGTTTACGGCAGCGGCATTCCCGCGCGCTGGCTGTGGGATCAGATTGCCCAGCACGCCTGGAGCACCGGCGAACCGGGATTGATTTTCAACGACCGGGTGAACGAGTACTCGGCGCTGAAGAACTTGGGCGAGCGGTACGAGATTCGCTCCACCAATCCCTGCGTGACGGCGGACACCTGGGTCAGCACGGCCTTCGGGGCGCGGCAGGTGCAGGACCTGATCGGCAAGGATTTCTGCGCCACCGTGAACGGCGAGAGCTTCAGTGCGCGCGGGGGCTTTTGGCTAACTGGAGTTAAGTCGGTCCTGAAGGTCACGACCCGCCGGGGCTACGAGCTGCGCCTGACCGGGAACCACCAGCTGCTCAAAGTGACTCACCAGACCCGCAAGGTGCAGCAGACCGCCTGGGTGGAAACCGCAACCCTGGCGGCGGGCGACCGCATCATGCTCAATGATCACCGTACGGTGAAGCCCTGGGCCGGCGCGGGGAACTTTTCGGAAGGCTGGCTGCTGGGGTCTCTCATCGGCGACGGCACCTTTCTCACCGACAAGGCCCGCCCGATGGCCGCGCTGGGCTTCTGGGGCGAGGAGAGACAGGCGCAGGCTGATAGCGCACAGGCCCGGCTGAGCAAGCTGGGCGCGGTCAAGAAGCTGTGGCGTAGCAACGATGAGCAGCGCCAGCGCGTGCGCCTGAGCAGTGAAGCCCTGGCCGAACTGGGGGCCAAGTACGGCGTCGTGCACGGGCACAAGACGCTGACCGACAAGGTGGAACAGGGCGGCTACGAGTTCTACCGGGGCGTCCTACAGGGCCTGTTCGACGCCGACGGCAGCGTGCAGGGCACCCAGAGCAAGGGCGTGAGCGTGCGCCTCGCGCAATCGGATCTGAGCCTGCTGAAGCGTGCCCAGCGGATGCTTTCGCGCCTCGGCATCATGAGCAGCCTCTACGCCGAGCGTCGCCTCGCTGGAACCTCTACCCTGCCCGACGGCAAGGGCGGCAGCGCCGAATACCCCACCCAGGCCCAGCACGAACTGATCATCAGCGGCAGCAACCTCGCCGTCTTTGCAGAGCGTGTGGGTTTCAGTGAGGCCGGGAAGGCTGCCCGCCTGGCCGAGAAACTCGCCGGGTACGCCCGCAACCTCAACCGCGAGCGCTTCAGCGACGAGATCGTAAGCATCGTGCCCGACGGCGAGGAAGCCGTGTATGACGTGACCGTGGAACAGGTTCACGCTTTCGACGCCAACGGTGTTCTGGCGCATAATTGCGGTGAAATCCCCCTCACTGTCGGCGAGCCCTGCGACCTGGGCGCCATCAACCTCGCCGCCTATGTCCGGGGCAGCGACTTCGACTTCGCCGCCTTCCGCGCCGATGTCCGCACCTGCGTGCGCTTCCTCGACGACGTGCTGGACGTGAACGTGTTCGCGCTGGAAGACAACCGGGTGGCCTCGCAGGACCTGCGGCGCCTGGGCCTGGGCGTGATGGGCCTGGCCGACGCCCTGATCAAGATGGGGCTGCGCTACGACAACGAATCCGGGCGGCAGGCCATCTACGACATCATGTCGGCGCTGCGCGAGGAAGCGGTGGCCGAGAGCGAGCGCCTGGGCCAGGAACGCGGCTTTTACCCCGTCTACGAGCGCAACCGCGAGCAGGTGCCGCACGACCCGCGCCGCAACGTGGCGGTGCTGACGGTGGCCCCGACCGGCACCACGTCCATGCTGATGGGCGTGAGCAGCGGCATCGAGCCCGTGTTCTCACCGTTCATCTGGCGCAAGATCGGCAGCGAGTACCGCGCCCTGCTCGCGCCGCTGTTTGTCGAACTGCTCGAAAGCTACCCCGCACCCAAAGGGATGGAAAAAGACGGCGGCTGGGACTGGGACAAAGTGACCGAAGCCGTCTCCGAAAACCACGGCAGCGTGGTGGGCCTGAGCTTTATTCCTGACGCCTTGCAGCAGGTGTTCGTGTGCGCCCACGACATCTCGCCGGTGGACCACGTGCGGATGCAGGGCACCGTGCAGCGCGCCTTCGATGACGGTGGGCAGCTCGCCGCCAACTCGCTGAGCAAGACCATCAACCTGCCCAACTCGGCCAGCGTGGACGACGTGAAATCGGCCTACGAGGAAGCGTACAGGACCGGCTGCAAGGGCATCACGGTGTACCGCGACGGCTCGCGCCAGTTCCAGGTGCTCTCGACGAGCAAGAAGAAGGCCAAGACGGAAGAGAGGGGCAGCGCCGAGCCGCTCGCCGACAGCAAGCCCGCCGAGGCTCCGGCAGTCACGGCCCCGGTCAGCGCCCCCGCTGCTGCGGCCCAGCCCCAACCGCACTACGAGCGTCCGGGCCGCCTGCACGGCATCACCGACATGGTCAAGCTCACCGACCCCACCAGCGGACACCGCCGCTCGTTCCTGGTCACGGTCAACCACCTCAACGGCAACCCGGTCGAAGTCATGGTCATCTCGGGCCGCGCGGGCGACGAAGCCAACGCCGACTCCGAGGCGCTCGGGCGCGTGGTGAGCATCGCGCTGCAACACGGCGTGCCGGCCAGCGCCCTGATTCACACCCTGCGCGGCATCAACGGCGGGCTGTACGGCAGCTACAACGGCCGTCTGGTGGGCTCCAAGGCCGACCTGATCGCCGTCGCCCTCGACACCTTCCAGAAGGACATGGCCGCCGCGCCGCTCCCGCCCCTGGCCGGGGGAAGCGGCGAAGTGGCCCCGAGCGCCCCGGCCAGCACCGGGGTCAGCGTGGACGGGCTGGGGCAGGAGCGCTGCCCGGTGTGCGAGGAAAAAGCCGTCATCCGCGAGGAAGGCTGCCTGAAATGCCAGGCGTGCGGCTACAGCAAGTGCGGGTGAAGGAAGTGGGGGGCTGCGGCCCCTCTTTCCGAAAATCGGGGACTCAAAAGGAGGTGATGGAAATGAAACCGACGCTTTAGGCATGGCCTAAAACGTCGGAACCAGAACAATAGGGCCTCAAGAGGAGCTACCGCTCAGGCTAGGGGTAGCAAGAGAGTAGCCCTCTTGAGGCCGACAGGCAATCGTTTCGCCTCTCAAAGCCCATAAGGAGCTCTATGCCCAAGAAGGCCACCAGTCCGAAAGTCGCCAAAGTCGCTTCAAAAATCCTCTCCAATCCTCGCAGCTCAAAGAGTGCGAAGGTTGTTGCCGGAAGTGCTCTCAGCCAGCGCGAACGCAAGAAGGTCCGATGAGCTTCAGGCTCAACCGTGAAGCCGCTGTTAAAGCCTTACAGGCAAAAGCCAACGCTATCGCTTTACAGAAGTTGAGTGAAGCAGCCGCCAACATCCATTGTGAAGAGCATGGATGCTCACCGAGTGTCAGGCTTGAACAGGACAGACTGCGCATTGAGGGTTGCTGCGGCACACCCGAACAGCTCATACATAGGCTCCAGCATCAGTAACATGCTTTGAGCTATCCTCCCCCGCCCAGCGCGGGGGATGTTCTTTGCACAATGCAAACAGCAGATCAGCCAATTCCTCAGCCTATCCAGTGTCCATCCCCTACCCTCTTTCCATGACTCAACCCCTCCCCCTGACCCCCGAGGGCCTGTCCCGTCTCCAGGCGGCGCTGGAGCGCGAGCAGGCGCGGCGGGAAGAAGCGCGGCGCGTGGTGCAGGAGCAGATGGAGGCCAACGAGAACGAGAGCCTCGACCTCGCGGCGGCGCAGGAAACGCTGGGGGCCGTCGAAGCCCGTATCGAGGAGCTGGAAGACCAACTGGCCCGCGCGGTGGTGCTGGCCCCCGGCGCGGGGAACGATGGCCGGGCCGCCGTAGGAAGCCGGGTGACCCTGCTGAACATCGGCCTGGGCCGGGAGCTGCCGCTGCACCTCGTGAGCGCCGCCGAGGCCGCAGCGGGGCCGGGGACCAGCGGCGTGGCCCTGGTCAGCACCGAGAGTCCCGTGGGCCGGGCGCTGCTGGGGCGCCGCGCGGGTGAGGAGTTCACCGTGGACCTGGGCCGCACGCAGGCGCAGTACCGGGTGCTGATGGTGGAAAGCTGAGCGAGCGGGAAGCCGAACTGTGTTGCCAAACGCCCGTTTGGTTGAGCGCGGCGCGTGCTAGTCTTTTCCGAGTGCGCTGCCGCGCCTTCTCGATATGACCGAAACGACCAAGCCCCGCCGCGAACAGATTCATGATGTCGCCAGCCGCCTGTTTTCCGAGCGCGGCTACCACGCCACGTCCATGCGTGACCTCGCCGGACAGCTGGGGATGCAGGGCGGCAGCCTCTACGCGCACATCAGCGGTAAGGAAGAATTGCTGGTCGAAATCGTGCGCGGAGCATCGCAGCAGTTCGACGAGGCGCTGTTCTCGCTGCGTGACGTGAACCTCCCCGCTGACGAGAAGCTGCGTGAGGCGATGTTTCGCCATATCCAGGTCGTGGCCGACAACATGGACAGCGCGACGGTGTTTTTCCACGAGTGGAAGCACCTTTCCGCCGAGCCGTATGCCCAGGTGGTGGCGTGGCGCGACACCATCGACATCTTTTACCGAGACCTGGTGGCGCAGGGCGTCCGCGACGGCACTTTCCGCGCCGACCTCGACGTTCGGGCGGCGGCCAACCTGATTCTGTCTGCCGTGAACTGGACCTACACCTGGTATCGCCCCGGCGGGCGGCTCTCCCCGCGTGACGTGGCCGAGCAGTTTGCCGACATGCTGCTCAGCGGGCTTATGGCAGGTGAGCTCCAATAGCCGTTCCGCCCACCGTCACCGTTCGGCTGCGCGACGCCCTGCGCCATGCCCAGAAGCGGGCCGCCGACCTCGGGCGCACCCAGCAGCTTGAAATCGGCGAGGACCTGTTTATCCGCATCGCCCCCGGCGGACGCAAGTTCCTGCTGTTTTGCCTCGACGGCGAGCCGACGCCCCAGCAGGGCGAGGACATCGCGGCGGTGCTGGGCCTGCAAGACCCGGCTTACGGTTGGCATCAGGGCAACACTCTGCGCTCGCTGACAGTTATCGAAGTGGGGGCAGAGGACGCAGAAGAACAGCCGTTGCCTGATCCGACTGACGACTGAGGAGTGACAACAACCTGAGAGACAAAAACAGTGGCCCCGCGCGGAAGCCACTGTTTTGTCAGGTCTGAAGAGAACTGCTCAGGCGCGGGGGTTGGCGCCTTCGAAGGTCGCCTTGAACTTCTGGAGGTCTTCGGCAATCTGCTGGCTGGGCTCTTCGCCAAACAGCTTGGCGACGGCGGCGCCGAGGGGACCGGCGGGCGGACGGTAGCTCAGGGCCACGTGCACGCGGGTCTTGTCGTCGGGCAGGCTTTCAAACTGCACGCTGCCGGCGTTGTCCACGGTGGCGCCGGGGAGGCTGTGCCAGCCGATGCGTTCGCCGGGCTTGTCGTTGACGACTTCGGCTTCCCACTCCACGTGGGTGCCCAGCGGCGCCTTGGCGACCCAGCGGCTGCGCTTGTCGTCGAGGACCGTCACGCTTTCGAGGTGGCTCATGATCTGGGGCAGGTTTTCCAGCTTGCGCCAGTAGTCGTACACCTGCTGCGCGGGGCGGTCGATCACAATCGAGTGCTCCACGAAAATCGGCTTGGCCGCGCCCGCCGAGCCCGTCAGACCCGCCGCTTCCATCACGGGGTCTTTGCCGGTCGCGGCCTTGTAGGCGAGGTAGCCGCCGCCCACGGTCATCAGCAGGCCGAGCACGCCGCGCTTCTTCAGGCCCATCAGCACCAGGGCGCCGCCCGCCGCACCGCTCATCAGGCGGCTCTGGTCCATTCCACCCATTGCATCGTTTTTGGTCATTGTCTTACCCTCCTCCCCTTACTCTAA from Deinococcus radiodurans R1 = ATCC 13939 = DSM 20539 includes these protein-coding regions:
- the pth gene encoding aminoacyl-tRNA hydrolase; amino-acid sequence: MKLIVGLGNPGEKYAQTRHNVGWLVVDELARRAGGSWRKDGEAEVCEVRLGTAPGEKVLLVKPQTFMNTSGKAVWPLMSFYKLEGEQLLVVQDDLDSPFGLLRFRLGGRHGGQNGVRDIIARLGYDRFPRLKIGISRPPAGRDPADWVLSKWRDEERETLAELVRLGVGAAELWAVQGLAEAQQMYNGTDLRPQPPAPPAAPAPAADGAPGDAQD
- a CDS encoding intein-containing adenosylcobalamin-dependent ribonucleoside-diphosphate reductase, producing the protein MTTAPDRSAPARTDKTTQHFDENAQHIAKRQYLQGNDGDISGMFWRIADWVAGAEAPEARQGWAQQYYDLMAEKKFCPGGRVLAGAGTQHGNVLNCFVQGATEHDPSSFEGVMEVAKKLALVTKVGGGNGVNLDVYRPRAQSSRSDNGVRGWVYMSAEHADVQDFIEGLMRPPTQPDGEKQPVSVRNWTRVVYGQAISPELVASARANGVQIVRTLPEGVTAVADDMGGIIDAARQVAEIAKLNIEPRIDLSAMRPEGAPIKGSGGTSSGPVSFLMEIFDNFIEWANRGAEDSGPINTLRYVYAPVLRVVRQGGTRRGAGMATISIGHPDVLDFLTAKDLDREAAEGDISTFNISILVDTKFWDTLQADGVWTIDAQDVPGKYFPVPQEGEYAGTFPELPTRAEDGAKGVPVYGSGIPARWLWDQIAQHAWSTGEPGLIFNDRVNEYSALKNLGERYEIRSTNPCVTADTWVSTAFGARQVQDLIGKDFCATVNGESFSARGGFWLTGVKSVLKVTTRRGYELRLTGNHQLLKVTHQTRKVQQTAWVETATLAAGDRIMLNDHRTVKPWAGAGNFSEGWLLGSLIGDGTFLTDKARPMAALGFWGEERQAQADSAQARLSKLGAVKKLWRSNDEQRQRVRLSSEALAELGAKYGVVHGHKTLTDKVEQGGYEFYRGVLQGLFDADGSVQGTQSKGVSVRLAQSDLSLLKRAQRMLSRLGIMSSLYAERRLAGTSTLPDGKGGSAEYPTQAQHELIISGSNLAVFAERVGFSEAGKAARLAEKLAGYARNLNRERFSDEIVSIVPDGEEAVYDVTVEQVHAFDANGVLAHNCGEIPLTVGEPCDLGAINLAAYVRGSDFDFAAFRADVRTCVRFLDDVLDVNVFALEDNRVASQDLRRLGLGVMGLADALIKMGLRYDNESGRQAIYDIMSALREEAVAESERLGQERGFYPVYERNREQVPHDPRRNVAVLTVAPTGTTSMLMGVSSGIEPVFSPFIWRKIGSEYRALLAPLFVELLESYPAPKGMEKDGGWDWDKVTEAVSENHGSVVGLSFIPDALQQVFVCAHDISPVDHVRMQGTVQRAFDDGGQLAANSLSKTINLPNSASVDDVKSAYEEAYRTGCKGITVYRDGSRQFQVLSTSKKKAKTEERGSAEPLADSKPAEAPAVTAPVSAPAAAAQPQPHYERPGRLHGITDMVKLTDPTSGHRRSFLVTVNHLNGNPVEVMVISGRAGDEANADSEALGRVVSIALQHGVPASALIHTLRGINGGLYGSYNGRLVGSKADLIAVALDTFQKDMAAAPLPPLAGGSGEVAPSAPASTGVSVDGLGQERCPVCEEKAVIREEGCLKCQACGYSKCG
- a CDS encoding GreA/GreB family elongation factor, producing the protein MTQPLPLTPEGLSRLQAALEREQARREEARRVVQEQMEANENESLDLAAAQETLGAVEARIEELEDQLARAVVLAPGAGNDGRAAVGSRVTLLNIGLGRELPLHLVSAAEAAAGPGTSGVALVSTESPVGRALLGRRAGEEFTVDLGRTQAQYRVLMVES
- a CDS encoding TetR/AcrR family transcriptional regulator; amino-acid sequence: MTETTKPRREQIHDVASRLFSERGYHATSMRDLAGQLGMQGGSLYAHISGKEELLVEIVRGASQQFDEALFSLRDVNLPADEKLREAMFRHIQVVADNMDSATVFFHEWKHLSAEPYAQVVAWRDTIDIFYRDLVAQGVRDGTFRADLDVRAAANLILSAVNWTYTWYRPGGRLSPRDVAEQFADMLLSGLMAGELQ
- a CDS encoding SRPBCC family protein — protein: MTKNDAMGGMDQSRLMSGAAGGALVLMGLKKRGVLGLLMTVGGGYLAYKAATGKDPVMEAAGLTGSAGAAKPIFVEHSIVIDRPAQQVYDYWRKLENLPQIMSHLESVTVLDDKRSRWVAKAPLGTHVEWEAEVVNDKPGERIGWHSLPGATVDNAGSVQFESLPDDKTRVHVALSYRPPAGPLGAAVAKLFGEEPSQQIAEDLQKFKATFEGANPRA